The Osmia bicornis bicornis chromosome 9, iOsmBic2.1, whole genome shotgun sequence genome has a segment encoding these proteins:
- the LOC114874450 gene encoding glutathione S-transferase 1-like isoform X1 — MPIDFYYFPPSAPCRSVLLLAKAIGVHLNLKTINVLKGDHMKPEFLKINPQHTIPTIDDNGFILCESRPIMGYLVSKYARNDSLYPKDPKKRGLVDQMLYFDAGNLYENILICYFPVVFAKDNVIHEERQQAVEKSCETLNTFLEGKEFVTGDDLTIADFTISTTICVLQCFDFDIGRYDNVAMWYNRCKELLDKFGFDEVHATGTKLFTEWYRANVQESS; from the exons ATGCCAATTGATTTTTACTATTTTCCACCGAGCGCACCGTGTCGGTCGGTTTTACTGCTGGCAAAAGCGATCGGTGTTCACTTGAACTTGAAAACGATCAACGTGTTGAAAGGTGACCACATGAAGCCGGAATTTCTAAAG ATCAATCCACAACACACAATACCAACCATAGATGACAATGGATTCATTTTGTGCGAAAG TCGACCAATAATGGGATATTTAGTGAGCAAATATGCCAGAAACGATTCCTTGTATCCGAAAGATCCAAAAAAGAGAGGATTAGTCGATCAGATGCTGTATTTTGATGCTGGTAATCTTTATGAGAACATCCTTATCTGTTAC TTTCCAGTGGTGTTTGCAAAGGATAATGTGATACACGAAGAAAGACAACAAGCCGTGGAAAAATCATGCGAAACGTTAAACACGTTCCTTGAAGGGAAAGAATTTGTAACTGGAGATGATTTGACCATCGCTGATTTTACCATCAGTACGACTATCTGCGTTTTACAA TGTTTCGACTTCGATATCGGCCGGTACGATAATGTGGCGATGTGGTACAATCGTTGCAAGGAACTTTTGGATAAATTCGGTTTCGACGAGGTGCACGCTACAGGGACGAAGTTGTTTACCGAATGGTATCGGGCGAATGTACAAGAATCCAGTTAA